The proteins below come from a single Lates calcarifer isolate ASB-BC8 linkage group LG11, TLL_Latcal_v3, whole genome shotgun sequence genomic window:
- the rundc3aa gene encoding RUN domain-containing protein 3A isoform X1 translates to MESGCIQTAMAMGLTSKKASARSVGVERKNLITVCRFSVKTLLEKYTAEPIDDSSEEFINFAAILEHILSHRFKGNTAGSGSWFSSDGQRSFWEYIRLACSKVQNNCIASIENIENISTSRAKGRAWIRVALMEKRLSEYVSTALRDTRTTRRFYDDGAIMLREEATVLTGMLIGLSAIDFSFCLKGETLDGKSPAVIDYTPYLKFTQSYDYLSDEEDRRSVDSSNSEESVPEHPYIPLVTDEESWSNKCRKMEQRFKIVYAQKGYLEELVRLRESQLKNVETENKRLRAKVDELTVQSQQEKKELEAIVLELQAQLSALMPCDSSHLAKDLSIPLVNQWSTITDNQGDVKLFRRRSFHSLEQLSAEVSLNSDSQKTDGRQNGDAAWTSAGKDNTPSMLGLCGSLASLPSSKSLASLKSSECLVNISTEPSPALSPS, encoded by the exons ATGGAGTCGGGTTGCATTCAGACAGCAATGGCTATGGGTCTGACATCGAAAAAGGCGTCTGCTCGGAGCGTCGGCGTGGAGCGAAAAAACCTCATCACGGTTTGCAG GTTCTCTGTAAAGACTCTCCTAGAAAAGTACACAGCAGAGCCCATAGATGACTCATCCGAGGAGTTTATTAACTTTGCTGCCATTTTAGAGCACATCCTCAGCCACCGCTTCAAAGGTAACACTGCAG GTTCAGGAAGCTGGTTCAGCTCAGATGGACAGCGCAGTTTCTGGGAATATATCCGGCTGGCATGCAGCAAGGTGCAGAACAACTGCATTGCCAGCATTGAAAACATAGAGAACATCAGCACATCGCGAGCCAAG GGCCGGGCGTGGATTCGAGTGGCACTGATGGAGAAACGTCTGTCTGAATATGTGTCCACTGCTCTGAGGGACACAAGAACAACCAG GAGGTTCTATGATGATGGAGCCATTATGCTGAGAGAAGAGGCTACGGTTCTGACTGGCATGCTGATTGGACTGAGTGCCATTGATTTCAG TTTTTGCTTGAAGGGGGAAACTCTGGATGGGAAATCTCCAGCTGTGATTGACTACACACCGTACCTGAAGTTCACTCAGAG TTACGACTACCTGAGTGATGAGGAGGACCGCCGCAGTGTGGACAGCAGTAACAGTGAGGAGAGCGTCCCGGAGCATCCATACATCCCTCTGGTGACTGACGAGGAGAGCTGGAGCAACAAGTGTCGCAAGATGGAGCAGAGGTTTAAGATCGTCTACGCCCAGAAG GGTTacctggaggagctggtgcGTCTGCGGGAGTCACAGCTGAAGAATGTGGAGACGGAGAACAAGCGTCTGAGAGCCAAGGTGGACGAGCTGACAGTCCAGAGCCAACAGGAGAagaaggagctggaggccaTCGTGCTGGAGCTGCAAGCACAACT CTCTGCCCTCATGCCCTGTGATTCCTCCCATCTGGCTAAAGACCTCTCCATCCCACTGGTCAACCAGTGGTCCACTATCACAGACAACCAAGGCGATGTCAAACTGTTCCGCAG GAGGAGTTTCCACAGTTTGGAGCAACTATCTGCTGAAGTCAGTCTGAACTCTGACTCCCAGAAGACTGATGGGAGACAGAATGGAGATGCTGCCTGGACTTCAGCAG GAAAAGACAACACTCCCTCCATGCTGGGTCTGTGTGGCTCTCTGGCTTCTTTGCCGAGCTCCAAGTCCCTGGCCAGCCTCAAGTCCAGCGAGTGTTTGGTCAACATCAGCACTGAACCCAGCCCCGCGCTCTCTCCCAGCTAG
- the rundc3aa gene encoding RUN domain-containing protein 3A isoform X2 — protein MESGCIQTAMAMGLTSKKASARSVGVERKNLITVCRFSVKTLLEKYTAEPIDDSSEEFINFAAILEHILSHRFKGSGSWFSSDGQRSFWEYIRLACSKVQNNCIASIENIENISTSRAKGRAWIRVALMEKRLSEYVSTALRDTRTTRRFYDDGAIMLREEATVLTGMLIGLSAIDFSFCLKGETLDGKSPAVIDYTPYLKFTQSYDYLSDEEDRRSVDSSNSEESVPEHPYIPLVTDEESWSNKCRKMEQRFKIVYAQKGYLEELVRLRESQLKNVETENKRLRAKVDELTVQSQQEKKELEAIVLELQAQLSALMPCDSSHLAKDLSIPLVNQWSTITDNQGDVKLFRRRSFHSLEQLSAEVSLNSDSQKTDGRQNGDAAWTSAGKDNTPSMLGLCGSLASLPSSKSLASLKSSECLVNISTEPSPALSPS, from the exons ATGGAGTCGGGTTGCATTCAGACAGCAATGGCTATGGGTCTGACATCGAAAAAGGCGTCTGCTCGGAGCGTCGGCGTGGAGCGAAAAAACCTCATCACGGTTTGCAG GTTCTCTGTAAAGACTCTCCTAGAAAAGTACACAGCAGAGCCCATAGATGACTCATCCGAGGAGTTTATTAACTTTGCTGCCATTTTAGAGCACATCCTCAGCCACCGCTTCAAAG GTTCAGGAAGCTGGTTCAGCTCAGATGGACAGCGCAGTTTCTGGGAATATATCCGGCTGGCATGCAGCAAGGTGCAGAACAACTGCATTGCCAGCATTGAAAACATAGAGAACATCAGCACATCGCGAGCCAAG GGCCGGGCGTGGATTCGAGTGGCACTGATGGAGAAACGTCTGTCTGAATATGTGTCCACTGCTCTGAGGGACACAAGAACAACCAG GAGGTTCTATGATGATGGAGCCATTATGCTGAGAGAAGAGGCTACGGTTCTGACTGGCATGCTGATTGGACTGAGTGCCATTGATTTCAG TTTTTGCTTGAAGGGGGAAACTCTGGATGGGAAATCTCCAGCTGTGATTGACTACACACCGTACCTGAAGTTCACTCAGAG TTACGACTACCTGAGTGATGAGGAGGACCGCCGCAGTGTGGACAGCAGTAACAGTGAGGAGAGCGTCCCGGAGCATCCATACATCCCTCTGGTGACTGACGAGGAGAGCTGGAGCAACAAGTGTCGCAAGATGGAGCAGAGGTTTAAGATCGTCTACGCCCAGAAG GGTTacctggaggagctggtgcGTCTGCGGGAGTCACAGCTGAAGAATGTGGAGACGGAGAACAAGCGTCTGAGAGCCAAGGTGGACGAGCTGACAGTCCAGAGCCAACAGGAGAagaaggagctggaggccaTCGTGCTGGAGCTGCAAGCACAACT CTCTGCCCTCATGCCCTGTGATTCCTCCCATCTGGCTAAAGACCTCTCCATCCCACTGGTCAACCAGTGGTCCACTATCACAGACAACCAAGGCGATGTCAAACTGTTCCGCAG GAGGAGTTTCCACAGTTTGGAGCAACTATCTGCTGAAGTCAGTCTGAACTCTGACTCCCAGAAGACTGATGGGAGACAGAATGGAGATGCTGCCTGGACTTCAGCAG GAAAAGACAACACTCCCTCCATGCTGGGTCTGTGTGGCTCTCTGGCTTCTTTGCCGAGCTCCAAGTCCCTGGCCAGCCTCAAGTCCAGCGAGTGTTTGGTCAACATCAGCACTGAACCCAGCCCCGCGCTCTCTCCCAGCTAG
- the fam117aa gene encoding protein FAM117A has translation MWSERKASAVQSCSERRREKGKSKAKQSKAVCACVRVCVFISGARPWEQSGGMSGRSGGAPRGCSNPSLQPLKATVPYQLQRGSALLCREVKTADRTSARPPKPTIRRTLSLDAIVGPYLQGQWPKEAESTAVTCVNDKATQTPSSWAEETQGRRSVGGHKRSASWGSAEHLREVAKLRHQLQKRSRHAPPSAAYELPHHALPAGHVAGITQTMPLIPLNRLAPRLRRSVEGLNLELEEVFVSEKPDDQHEILDIPDGHRAPVPAQRCSSGSQSEPSPGPLDPSLLSPSQSPCPLDPSLLSPSNSPCVLNPLLLSPSQSPCPMGEPEPVDCETLCPSPSTLLPSFALDPPLLQPCSSSPRPNKTYSFQREPPEGCERVRVCEEAMAACQDEPLLQASCPDPNKVNFTPHGGSAFCPVSLLKPLLPSMDLLFRGLSVSPVTGCPGQASPTRHLGMQ, from the exons ATGTGGTCGGAGAGAAAAGCCAGCGCcgtgcagagctgcagtgaacgacggagagagaaggggaaaagcaaagcaaagcaaagcaaagctgtgtgtgcgtgcgtgcgtgtgtgtgttttcataagCGGAGCTCGGCCGTGGGAGCAGAGTGGGGGGATGTCGGGCAGAAGTGGAGGAGCGCCTCGGGGGTGCAGCAACCCCAGCCTGCAGCCCCTCAAAGCCACAGTCCCATACCAGCTCCAGAGGGgctcagctctcctctgcagagaAGTCAAGACGG CTGACAGGACCTCGGCCCGGCCTCCAAAACCCACCATCCGCAGGACTCTTTCTTTGGATGCCATCGTCGGACCCTATCTGCAGGGACAGTGGCCCAAAGAAGCCGAGAGTACGGCTGTTACGTGTGTCAATGACAAAGCCACACAG ACTCCAAGTTCCTGGGCAGAGGAGACCCAGGGAAGGAGAAGCGTTGGCGGACACAAGCGCTCAGCGTCGTGGGGCAGTGCCGAGCACCTGAGGGAG GTGGCCAAGCTCAGGCACCAGTTGCAGAAGCGTTCCCGCCATGCCCCTCCCTCGGCAGCGTACGAGCTCCCCCACCACGCCTTGCCAGCAGGTCATGTGGCAGGCATCACTCAG ACGATGCCCCTGATTCCCCTGAACAGACTCGCCCCGCGACTGAGACGTAGTGTTGAAGGCCTTAACCTGGAGCTGGAAGaggtgtttgtgtctgagaaaCCTGATGATCAGCATGAG ATTCTGGATATCCCGGACGGACACAGAGCTCCTGTCCCTGCTCAGAGATGCAGTAGTGGCTCTCAGAGTGAGCCCTCCCCGGGGCCCCTGgatccctccctcctctctccttcccagTCCCCCTGTCCTCTGGATCCATCACTTCTGTCGCCTTCAAATTCCCCCTGTGTCTTGAACCCACTGCTTTTGTCTCCATCGCAGTCTCCCTGTCCCATGGGAGAGCCAG AGCCGGTGGACTGTGAGACCCTGTGTCCTTCACCATCTACACTGCTTCCTTCATTTGCACTGgatcctcctctgctgcagccctGCTCCTCTTCCCCTCGTCCCAACAAAACCTACTCCTTCCAGCGCGAACCGCCAGAGGGCTGTGAGCGAGTTCGAGTATGCGAGGAGGCGAT GGCTGCTTGTCAGGATGAGCCTCTCCTCCAGGCATCCTGCCCTGACCCCAATAAAGTCAACTTTACCCCCCACGGAGGCTCCGCTTTCTGCCCTGTCAGTCTTCTGAAACCCCTCCTGCCCTCCATGGACCTCCTCTTCCGTGGCCTGTCAGTGTCTCCCGTCACTGGCTGCCCAGGTCAGGCCTCTCCTACCAGGCACCTGGGCATGCAGTAG
- the slc35b1 gene encoding solute carrier family 35 member B1, with product MAAGKGAGKPASLWDNMRIRFIVCFLGVFVCYFYYGILQETITRGDYGQGDKKEKFRFARTLVFIQCIINAIFAKILIQFFEGSKPDHTKNWLYGLCSLSYLGAMVSSNSALQFVNYPTQVLGKSCKPIPVMILGVTILRKKYPLAKYLCVLLIVSGVALFLYKPNKSSAVADDHVFGFGEILLLVSLTLDGLTGVAQDHMRARFQTGANHMMLNINMWSTLVLGLAVLWTGEVWEFLSFTERHPSILYNIVLFGMTSALGQTFIFMTVVYFGPLTCSIVTTTRKFFTILGSVILFGNVMSTMQWVGTVLVFLGLGLDAKFGKTPKKTTH from the exons ATGGCTGCGGGAAAGGGAGCAGGGAAGCCCGCCTCGCTGTGGGACAATATGCGAATACGGTTCATCGTTTGCTTCCTTGGAGTCTTCGTGTGTTACTTTTATTACGGAATATTACAAGAGACAAT CACTCGGGGTGATTATGGTCAAGGAGACAAGAAGGAGAAGTTCAGATTTGCGCGGACACTGGTCTTCATTCAGTGTATTATCAATGCTATCTTTGCTAAGATCT TGATCCAATTTTTTGAGGGCTCCAAACCAGATCACACCAAGAACTGGCTCTATGGACTGTGTTCCCTCTCTTACCTTGGGGCCATGGTCTCCAGTAACTCTGCCCTTCAGTTTGTCAACTATCCCACACAG GTGTTGGGGAAATCCTGCAAGCCCATACCAG TGATGATCCTTGGAGTTACAATACTGAGGAAGAAGTACCCACTGGCTAAGtacctgtgtgtgctgctgattGTGAGCGGTGTGGCTCTGTTCCTCTACAAACCCAACAAAAGCTCAGCTGTTGCAGATGACCATGTTTTTGGCTTTGGAGAGATTCTGCTG CTGGTCTCTCTGACATTGGATGGTTTGACTGGCGTGGCCCAGGACCACATGAGGGCTCGCTTCCAGACGGGTGCCAATCACATGATGCTGAACATCAACATGTGGTCCACTCTGGTGCTTGGACTAG CTGTGTTGTGGACAGGGGAGGTATGGGAGTTCCTGAGTTTTACTGAACGCCACCCCAGCATCCTCTACAATATTGTTCTGTTTGGTATGACCAGTGCTTTAGGCCag ACCTTCATCTTTATGACGGTGGTGTACTTTGGGCCTCTGACCTGCTCTATCGTCACCACCACAAGGAAATTCTTCACAATCCTTGGCTCTGTTATTCTGTTTGGCAACGTCATGAGTACGATGCAGTGGGTTGGCACCGTCCTAGTTTTCCTTG GTCTCGGATTGGATGCTAAATTTGGCAAAACCCCCAAGAAGACAACACACTAA
- the ndufa4a gene encoding cytochrome c oxidase subunit NDUFA4L has product MFATVRKQLRSHPALIPLFIFIGGGVTMSMMYLGRLALKNPDVCWDRKNNPEPWNKLGPNDQYKFFTVNMDYSKLKKDRPDF; this is encoded by the exons ATGTTCGCCACGGTCCGCAAACAGCTTAGAAGCCACCCAGCT CTCATCcccctcttcatcttcatcggTGGAGGAGTAACCATGTCCATGATGTACCTTGGTCGTCTGGCCTTGAAAAACCCTGACGTCTG CTGGGATCGCAAGAACAACCCAGAGCCCTGGAACAAACTGGGCCCAAATGATCAGTACAAG tttttcacAGTCAACATGGACTACAGCAAACTGAAGAAGGATCGTCCTGATTTCTAA